Proteins found in one Acidobacteriota bacterium genomic segment:
- a CDS encoding peptidyl-prolyl cis-trans isomerase yields the protein MRRHQGWLKWSLALVVLTFVFFYVPDFLSPPTGTGSTADAVATVQGRPITAGDFSRAYNAQLAQFRNAYGGNMSPAMLRQLGMDQQVLRQMIDQQAVIAEATRLGITANDVEVRDRIMSIAAFQENGQFIGEQRYRQLLRLQRPPLTPAQFEDEIRNTVILDKMRATLTEWITVSDAEADAEYRRRNEKVSLELVSFPTVSYTDQVQVSDADLASWYEQQKETYRIGERRKVRYLLLDVQAIRSNITVPEQDIQRAYRQNIDQYSQPEQVRASHILLNIEGKDETAVRAKAEDLLKQLKAGADFETLARANSQDVASAARGGDLDFFARGRMVPEFEAVAFSLPVGQLSDVVRSQFGFHIIKTTDKKAAEVQPLDSVRQAITEQLTFERAQTRVQDLADAVAREVKTPADLDKAAAARGLKTQESPLFTRTEPIPGLGASPDVSEEAFGLDVGKVSGALPTGTGVAFITVTGTEDARVPALDEVKERATADLKRKRAQDLAREKATAAAATLKTAANFAAGVKAAGLSLRTADDLVRGAAIPEVGPSPAVDRVAFSLPVGAVSEPLTTPNGVIVLRVVKRTDVAADDLAKNREATRNELSSQKRAQFFASYMLKAKQGMGITVDQTVLRRLTT from the coding sequence ATGCGTCGCCACCAAGGGTGGCTCAAGTGGAGCCTCGCCCTCGTGGTGCTCACATTCGTGTTCTTCTACGTGCCCGACTTCCTGTCGCCACCCACCGGGACCGGGTCGACCGCCGACGCCGTGGCCACGGTGCAGGGCCGGCCGATCACGGCCGGGGACTTCTCGCGTGCCTACAACGCGCAGTTGGCGCAGTTCCGCAACGCATACGGCGGGAACATGAGCCCGGCCATGCTGCGACAGCTCGGGATGGACCAGCAGGTGCTGCGGCAGATGATCGACCAGCAGGCGGTCATCGCCGAAGCGACGCGCCTGGGCATCACGGCCAACGACGTGGAAGTGCGCGACCGCATCATGAGCATCGCGGCGTTCCAGGAGAACGGGCAGTTCATCGGCGAGCAGCGCTATCGCCAGCTCCTCCGCCTGCAGCGCCCCCCGCTCACGCCGGCCCAGTTCGAGGACGAGATTCGCAACACCGTCATCCTCGACAAGATGCGCGCCACCCTCACCGAGTGGATCACGGTCTCGGACGCCGAGGCAGACGCCGAGTACCGGCGCCGCAACGAGAAGGTCTCGCTGGAGCTCGTGTCGTTCCCGACCGTGTCGTACACGGATCAGGTGCAGGTGAGCGACGCCGACCTCGCCTCGTGGTACGAGCAACAGAAGGAGACGTACCGGATCGGCGAGCGCCGCAAGGTGCGCTATCTGCTGCTCGACGTGCAGGCCATCCGCAGCAACATCACGGTGCCCGAGCAGGACATCCAGCGCGCGTACCGTCAGAACATCGACCAGTACTCGCAGCCCGAGCAGGTGCGCGCGAGCCACATCCTGCTGAACATCGAGGGCAAGGACGAGACGGCGGTGCGCGCGAAGGCCGAGGATCTGCTGAAGCAGCTCAAGGCCGGCGCCGACTTCGAAACCCTGGCCAGGGCCAACTCGCAGGACGTGGCGAGCGCGGCGCGCGGCGGCGATCTCGACTTCTTCGCCAGGGGACGCATGGTGCCGGAGTTCGAGGCCGTGGCGTTCTCGCTGCCCGTGGGTCAGCTGAGCGACGTCGTGCGGTCGCAGTTCGGCTTCCACATCATCAAGACCACCGACAAGAAGGCCGCCGAGGTCCAGCCGCTCGACAGCGTGCGGCAGGCAATCACCGAGCAGCTCACGTTCGAACGCGCGCAGACGCGCGTGCAGGATCTGGCCGATGCCGTGGCGCGGGAAGTGAAGACGCCCGCCGACCTCGACAAGGCCGCCGCGGCGCGCGGGTTGAAGACGCAGGAGTCGCCGCTCTTCACGCGTACCGAACCGATTCCAGGTCTTGGCGCCTCACCGGATGTATCAGAGGAGGCGTTCGGTCTCGACGTCGGGAAGGTGAGCGGTGCGCTGCCGACGGGCACGGGCGTGGCATTCATCACCGTCACCGGCACCGAGGACGCGCGCGTCCCTGCGCTCGACGAGGTGAAGGAACGCGCGACGGCGGACCTGAAGCGCAAGCGCGCGCAGGATCTCGCGCGCGAGAAGGCCACGGCTGCCGCGGCCACGCTCAAGACCGCGGCCAACTTCGCGGCGGGCGTGAAGGCGGCGGGGCTGTCGCTGCGCACGGCCGACGACCTGGTGCGCGGTGCGGCAATCCCGGAAGTCGGGCCGAGTCCGGCCGTCGATCGGGTTGCGTTCTCGCTGCCGGTCGGCGCCGTGAGCGAACCCCTCACCACGCCCAATGGCGTCATCGTGCTGCGCGTGGTGAAGCGCACGGACGTGGCGGCCGACGACCTGGCGAAGAACCGCGAGGCGACGCGCAACGAGCTCTCGTCACAGAAGCGCGCGCAGTTCTTCGCCAGCTACATGCTGAAGGCCAAGCAGGGCATGGGCATCACCGTCGATCAGACGGTCCTGCGGCGCCTGACGACGTAG
- a CDS encoding GGDEF domain-containing protein produces MNLARVLPRLPRSARRHLASRAALHAWWLALQRPTSSPALARFLVTRMSEWLPLPVWAIVVPGTGGLDVLAGGTRRRRFADAAVHAAEAALTANSHWSTGSMRAALRVGPDAAAVAWLLKSREDVTAVLVGVDEVPAPRPPDVATVAQALTADVFEPMGLALERVRQLDRLKELASIDDLTGLYNARHLQHTVELELSRLARTGRPLSLVFLDLDAFKRVNDRLGHLFGSLTLVEVGHLLRACVRVTDTPVRYGGDEFVVVLPGTNQRDAGGVARRIQERMRAETFLSGRETPVRLTVSVGVATVTRPTYSAADLIRTADEAMYWVKRNGRNGVRAVLLGRGAQKRSASE; encoded by the coding sequence GTGAACCTGGCCCGTGTCCTGCCCCGTCTGCCCCGTTCGGCGCGGCGCCACCTCGCTTCGCGCGCGGCGCTGCATGCCTGGTGGCTCGCCCTCCAGCGCCCGACGTCGAGCCCCGCGCTGGCTCGGTTCCTCGTCACCCGCATGTCGGAATGGCTGCCGCTCCCCGTGTGGGCCATCGTCGTCCCCGGGACGGGAGGTCTCGACGTCCTCGCGGGCGGTACGCGCCGTAGGCGCTTCGCCGATGCCGCCGTCCACGCGGCCGAAGCCGCGCTGACGGCCAACAGTCACTGGAGTACCGGGTCGATGCGCGCTGCTCTGCGGGTGGGGCCTGACGCGGCCGCTGTCGCGTGGCTCCTCAAGAGCCGAGAAGATGTGACGGCGGTCCTTGTCGGCGTGGACGAGGTGCCCGCGCCGCGGCCGCCCGACGTGGCCACCGTGGCGCAGGCGCTGACGGCCGACGTCTTCGAGCCCATGGGGCTGGCGCTCGAGCGCGTCCGCCAACTGGATCGTCTGAAGGAGCTGGCGTCGATCGATGACCTCACGGGGTTGTACAACGCGCGACACCTGCAGCACACCGTCGAACTCGAGCTCTCGCGCCTGGCCCGCACCGGCAGGCCGCTCTCGCTCGTGTTCCTGGATCTCGACGCGTTCAAGCGCGTCAACGATCGTCTCGGCCACCTGTTCGGGAGCCTGACGCTCGTGGAAGTGGGGCACCTGCTGCGCGCGTGCGTCCGCGTCACCGATACCCCGGTGCGCTACGGCGGCGACGAGTTCGTGGTGGTGCTGCCCGGCACCAATCAGCGCGACGCGGGCGGCGTGGCACGCCGCATCCAGGAGCGCATGAGGGCCGAGACGTTTCTATCGGGGCGGGAGACGCCGGTGCGTCTGACCGTGTCTGTCGGTGTGGCCACCGTGACCCGCCCCACGTATTCCGCCGCCGACCTGATCCGGACCGCCGACGAGGCGATGTACTGGGTCAAGCGGAACGGCCGTAACGGGGTCAGGGCCGTCCTGCTCGGCAGGGGAGCCCAGAAGAGGAGTGCGTCGGAGTGA
- a CDS encoding rod shape-determining protein, translating into MFSLFSSDLAIDLGTANTCVYARGKGIVVNEPSIVAINKVNGRIEAVGKEAKDMLGRTPGNIVAIKPMKDGVIADFEVTEKMLTYFIKKAHNRNVWVRPRIVIGVPSEITQVEKRAVKDSAYRAKASEVHLVEEAMAAAIGAGMPITEPSGNMIVDIGGGTTDIAVISLAGLVYSKAVRVAGNEMDEAIIQYIKKTYNLLIGERTAEQIKMELGSAFPLEDPREMEIKGRHLVEGVPKTITITDEEIRTALAETVNVIVDAVRIALERTPPELSADIVDRGIVLTGGGSLLKNLDKRLREETGLPVAMAEDPLSTVVLGAGRMLSDFNLLRKISID; encoded by the coding sequence CTGTTCTCGTTGTTCTCGAGTGACCTGGCCATCGACCTCGGCACCGCCAATACGTGCGTGTACGCCAGGGGCAAGGGCATCGTCGTCAACGAGCCGTCCATCGTCGCCATCAACAAGGTCAACGGCCGCATCGAGGCCGTGGGCAAGGAAGCCAAGGACATGCTCGGCCGCACGCCGGGCAACATCGTGGCCATCAAGCCGATGAAGGACGGCGTCATCGCTGACTTCGAAGTCACCGAGAAGATGCTCACGTACTTCATCAAGAAGGCCCACAACCGCAACGTGTGGGTCCGCCCGCGCATCGTGATCGGCGTGCCGAGCGAGATCACCCAGGTGGAGAAGCGCGCGGTCAAGGACAGCGCCTACAGGGCCAAGGCGAGCGAGGTGCACCTGGTGGAGGAAGCGATGGCGGCCGCCATCGGCGCCGGGATGCCCATCACCGAGCCCTCGGGCAACATGATCGTGGACATCGGTGGCGGCACCACCGACATCGCCGTCATTTCGCTGGCGGGCCTCGTGTACAGCAAGGCCGTGCGCGTGGCCGGCAACGAGATGGACGAAGCCATCATTCAGTACATCAAGAAGACCTACAACCTGCTCATCGGTGAGCGCACCGCCGAGCAGATCAAGATGGAGCTGGGATCGGCCTTTCCACTCGAGGATCCGCGCGAGATGGAGATCAAGGGGCGTCATCTGGTGGAGGGCGTGCCCAAGACCATCACCATCACCGACGAGGAGATCCGCACGGCACTTGCCGAGACCGTCAACGTGATCGTCGACGCCGTGCGCATCGCGCTGGAGCGCACGCCGCCGGAACTGTCTGCCGACATCGTGGACCGCGGCATCGTGCTCACCGGCGGAGGTTCGCTCCTGAAGAACCTCGACAAGCGGCTCCGCGAAGAAACGGGATTGCCCGTCGCGATGGCCGAGGATCCGCTGTCGACCGTCGTTCTCGGCGCCGGTCGCATGCTCTCGGACTTCAATCTCCTGAGAAAGATCTCGATCGACTGA
- the mreC gene encoding rod shape-determining protein MreC: MLTNDRGPVLEFQKRTGYLLVAALLGHLLLISTQVSSQQGASVLETTIFGALSRVQAFTGWLTHGVTGAWGNYVALRRHSARADALQLQVDRMGVELQHANAQARRTEQLEQLLQLQRTELPATMAARVIAADPAAAFRTVTIDKGTSDGVRRDMAVLSPLGVVGRVIDEPAAHAAKVQLIIDRNAGAGAVVERANAGGVVVGGEDEAPLRMEYVSNLADVAPGDLVMTSGLDGIYPRGFVIGRIEKVERGSGLYRLIAIRPRVDFSSLDTVLLVTGPPPAPPAAAQAPTP, from the coding sequence GTGCTGACCAACGATCGCGGACCTGTTCTCGAGTTCCAGAAGCGCACCGGCTATCTGCTGGTGGCGGCCCTGCTCGGTCATCTCCTGCTGATCTCGACGCAGGTGAGCTCGCAGCAGGGCGCCAGCGTGCTGGAGACGACGATCTTCGGGGCGTTGTCGCGGGTGCAGGCGTTCACGGGCTGGCTCACGCACGGCGTCACAGGGGCGTGGGGCAACTACGTCGCCCTGCGGCGGCACAGCGCGCGTGCAGACGCCCTGCAGTTGCAGGTAGACCGCATGGGCGTCGAGTTGCAGCACGCCAACGCGCAGGCACGTCGCACCGAGCAGCTCGAGCAACTGCTCCAGCTCCAGCGCACCGAACTCCCGGCGACGATGGCGGCGCGGGTGATCGCGGCGGATCCGGCGGCAGCGTTCAGAACGGTGACGATCGACAAGGGCACGTCAGACGGCGTCCGTCGCGACATGGCCGTTCTCTCGCCGCTCGGGGTCGTCGGTCGCGTCATCGACGAGCCGGCCGCGCACGCGGCCAAGGTGCAGCTCATCATCGATCGCAACGCCGGTGCCGGTGCCGTGGTCGAACGCGCCAACGCCGGGGGGGTCGTCGTCGGCGGTGAAGACGAGGCGCCGCTGCGCATGGAGTACGTGTCGAACCTGGCCGACGTGGCGCCGGGCGATCTCGTGATGACGTCAGGACTCGACGGCATCTACCCGCGAGGGTTCGTCATCGGACGCATCGAGAAGGTGGAGCGCGGATCGGGCCTGTACCGGTTGATCGCCATCCGTCCGCGCGTGGACTTCTCGTCGCTCGACACGGTGTTGCTCGTGACCGGCCCGCCGCCGGCGCCACCGGCCGCCGCGCAGGCACCCACGCCATGA